A genome region from Thermomonospora amylolytica includes the following:
- a CDS encoding TetR/AcrR family transcriptional regulator, with amino-acid sequence MERADAARNRAKILAAAGRLFAERGAPNVTMDDIARAAGVGRGTLYRRFPDRASIAVALLDEHERALQERLLRGDPPLGPGAPPADRLAAFYAAMVELLEDHAHLVLGAETGRSRFEVGAYGFWRAHVRALLTAAAVPEPDALVDVLLAPLDPEVYGYQRRDRGLTPAQITAALTRLARGTLS; translated from the coding sequence ATGGAACGAGCCGACGCCGCGCGCAACCGCGCCAAGATCCTGGCCGCCGCCGGCCGGCTGTTCGCCGAGCGCGGCGCGCCGAACGTCACCATGGACGACATCGCCCGCGCCGCCGGGGTCGGCCGCGGCACCCTCTACCGGCGGTTCCCCGACCGGGCCTCGATCGCCGTCGCGCTGCTGGACGAGCACGAACGCGCGTTGCAGGAAAGGCTGCTGCGCGGCGATCCCCCGCTGGGGCCAGGAGCCCCGCCCGCCGACCGGCTGGCCGCCTTCTACGCCGCCATGGTGGAACTGCTGGAGGACCACGCCCACCTGGTCCTCGGCGCCGAGACCGGCCGGTCGCGCTTCGAGGTCGGCGCCTACGGTTTCTGGCGGGCGCACGTCCGTGCCCTGCTGACCGCCGCCGCCGTCCCCGAGCCGGACGCCCTGGTCGATGTGCTGCTGGCGCCGCTGGACCCCGAGGTGTACGGCTACCAGCGGCGGGACCGGGGCCTGACGCCGGCGCAGATCACCGCCGCGCTGACCCGCCTGGCCCGCGGCACGCTGTCCTGA